Part of the Venturia canescens isolate UGA chromosome 2, ASM1945775v1, whole genome shotgun sequence genome is shown below.
tgaaatttaaatcgAAGTTCAAAAGACCCTGTTGAGTGaactcaacaaaatatttcgctCACCCGGTTAAATTGTTGTTGGTTCAACAATTTGCTTTTCACGATACGATAAAGCTTTTTCGGCGTACTCGCAATTCTGTTGCTACACGCTgaggaaaaaatcaacaacTAAACGTCTTTAGTTCATTTATCCGGATCACTAAGTTTTTCTTTATGCTAATTTACTAaacgagcgaagcgagtgaGTTCACAACTTTTATTTACGTTTATTTctactttttcactttttttttatttctttcatttttttctttcttaattttttctaatttttgtaattttttatttctacttgATTCACATACACTTtatagagaataaaaaatattttgtaaatcgcATTGTTTTGATCGAGATAAATCGAAATTCGTTGAAATGTATTGTTACTTTAGCCAATACGATTTGTGGAAAATAACTTTGATAGTCGGATCTTTTCTTCGTGTAGCTTAACAAAATCTCGTCGATGACGAACCGAATTAATTTTCTATACAAATTTCTACCCCGGAAGAAAGTTCATATTTTATGTATAATTTAGTTAAACGGATCTGCTTATATCCCCAACTAAATTTCTGCCCTTAAATAACCCTCAATTTTGTCAATTCAAATCGGTGTCTATTTGAATGATTGTCTAAATATTTAGTGAAATttgacaaatattttgtcgtcggtatgaacatttttctagtgtttcaaccaaatttggatgtttaaaaaaaatttggtttttagTGAGAGCAACGCTACGAGGCATTTTCGAAGTCGATTATACGATTGTGAAACGCTTGCGCCAGCTCAGTAGTAGATATTTCGTTGGCATAAAGTATGTGTGCGATGGGCAAGCAATAAGCTCGTTGATCCAACGAAATTGAGCTCGAGAACTCGAGAAGTCTTTGaactttgaaaaacttttaattttCCTCAATAGAAATAATAACCGATTCGTCTAATTTCTCGGGCAACTGAGTCGCATTTTgttggattaaaaaaaatgtcgcgtTCGGTTTATTTGGGTTCTTCAGGATCTGGAAAAAGTGGTGAAAAGTTTATTTCGTGGTCGACTGCGCAAGATGAATTCGCAGAATCTGCCGCGAATTGAAGGACCCCCGGTAGGTAAACGGGAAAGGTGAAACGTACGCAGAGTTCAATGCAATATTAAGAGTCTCGAATATCGCGCGCAGTACGCTCGTTTTATTCAACTCTCCGCGTTGTCGACGCTCTTATTTATTCACAAGTTCGGGGGGAATGTGTTGCGACGTGAAAAATAGCGTGGGCGGACGCATGTGTAATATAGATAACAAGAGGGAACggagtgggaaaaaaaacaacggagaaaaaaattggtgagagagagagagagagagagacaatgAGAGCACAACGATAACGTCAACGAGTCGCCGTCGTCCGATGATGAATGGAGCTGCCAAATTAGATAGTAAAAAATAACTTCCGCTCGAAGCGAGAGGCACGACGATGCATTGCGCCGAGTTTTGGGAGAAGGTTGCAAGCGATTACGCTCCGCGCGAGCCCATCCGCTGCGAATGCAGTGGGCGGAGCGTGTTTTTTCGCGCCCACGACGAGGAATCGACGCGCCGATCCCAATCGAGTCCTCTCGTCATTGGTGACTCGGGGAAAGAATTTAAGAAATTCGAAGAATTCACGATGGGACACTCACTTTTGGGACACCCGCTATACGAATGTGGCGATCAATCGCTTTTTTACCGAGATGAAAGAGATGTGACGGGTCCGCGTACGGCGGCAAGAGCGCGACAAAATATCGAAGAACGGAAGAGAAGAGGGCGCGAGAAGGGACCGGAAATGCTGCGCATCACGAGGGACGATTCGTCAGGTGAATTCAACAAGTAGTAACTGTGTAGTCACGGAAGGGATAGGTGAGAGGGAGAGGGCAATCgggagataaagagagagagagagagagagagaaagatgaaaGTTTTACCAACCGAACGTTATTTCGCTATCACCCACGAGTCAACCGGAAAATTCATCGTTTCTCATTACCCTTATTGTCATTTATTATctcgagaattttcaaatcccCGAGCGGACGTAACTACGAGCACGAAACACTTTACGCCAATTTACCTCGCTTCGAAACATTCCCTTTTTTATGCCTCCCTCAAATGATCCATTGATATTTTATGGGTCAAAAGTGCACGACGTAATGACGCTTCCGGGTTCATATTTTCAACAGTATCCTCGATCTATGTGGTTACAAAAATGTCTTTAGGCTTAATCGAATCAATCGATCGGAACAATTATTGGTAAAAGGTTAGAAGCGACTTAGAAACGCTCCGAGTAATCCAATTGAAGCGAGTCTCAATAAAAATCTAATTAAATGAAGTTCATTGAATTTCCATTGCGAATGACAGAAAGCTGCGTGATTAGAAAGCTAATTACTTCGCAAGCTTGTGAATTTATAActgtaaataaaaacgaagaatttcgtcgagatttcaagaaaaatcatcgtcGACTTTCcatgattattaaaaaaacaactttacATCGAAgacgaaatacaaaaaatatcacgACTCAAAATTACTAGAGCAAACTGACCTTTAGCTGTAACGACGAGTACCATCACGAGGAGTCCACAAACAGCCGGTTCCCTCCGCAGCAACATGTTGACAAACAGAGTCTCGCAACGTCGACGTGAAAATGTTATTTAGCCGAGCTCGATGTCCTCGTGACGAACGGGGAAGTGTCCGAATGCTTAAACCACGACAGTGCAACAGAAATCTCCCAACCTTGGATTCATCgcgggagaaaaaaaggacaCGGCACtttgttcgaaattttgtcACCGCGAATAACGACTCGAACGATATTTTCTATCTATTCGCGTTTATGAAAGATTCGCCGGAGAATAAACGCGACGAAACGAATGACACATAGACGCACACTTTTCCGGTGCGGTTACATTACATAGTGACGTGTTTTTAATCTCACTTGACAAGTCGACGGAAAAAATCCCACTGCATCCGATTTTTATATCACTCTCGTATTTATCACCACTTCAGCATTAATTATAACAATTTATTCCCTTAATTCtcattcaactttttataTCATTTACTGATTATTATTCAATTCGAAAATCACCGATATTTACGATTGTTGTTATTACTTGATTCGTAATATTACGATGGTTCGATCGAAGCCCAATGTTTTCTGTCATCAAAGCACGTTAACAAAATTCGGGTTTCTCTGTATCGTTATAACCAATTTGCGATTGTTTTATGTCCATTAGTAGCGGGGACTACGGATTAGAATTGTTTATTGTAATATTCAACGCATCGATTCTCACATGTGCACACAAGTTTTGTAGAAATTCGATGTAGAATTGTAGAAAAGCAGCACGAAGGCAGGAACGAGCACCGTGCACGTTGACGTATCGCGCGACACTGAAACTGAAAACCACGGGAGTTCCCCGTGTTTCTCGTAATACACAACACACCGCCGTGTGCCGGTGTACCGTACGCCGGTCGGGCTTTCTCGACTCCGCCCGCCCCGCTCTTCGTTGCCCCTTTTCGGCGAATAGTTTTGTCTCTCTCGCAGTATAGGATCCCCGCGGGGACGCTCAGGCTGCAGATGGCACTGGTTCACCCCTCCCCGCCCTGCTACGCCGGCCGAGACGCGCGTTGCGCCTACCCCAAGTCATCCCCTCTCCTTGCTTCAGTTTCCCGCGATCCACGTCCACGATCGCCGGTCGCGCGCGCATGCACGATCGTCGCAGCTCTTCTCGCTTCCCCAGACCCCAAACAACAATTGAAATATAACATTTTTCACTGACACTCCCATCTCCTCAGACAAATATATGCACGAAAAAGCTTCTAGGATATTgacacattttttctcgctgCCACGAACCGGAaacaatccatttttttttaaagaatcgaGTCGTTCGTATcaattcgaaataatttatcGACAGTCTCGGAtaactcgaaaatttattgctcTTCACGAGTCTACCTCTGAAACGAAACGTTTTTCGACGCAGAATTTTTCGATGGAAACAATTCCATGTTCGATCTATTAGGGGTTCGAAAcaacaaggaaaaatattgCATTTTCGTATATAGTACGGAAAGTTAAAAGATTCTGTCGAAGGTCGCCCAGAGGTGAATGCGTGACAGAGACGCGAACACGGCCGGGAGAAGCGAATGCGTTCTCACGAACACAACACGAAGTAGCAGAAACTCCGGTCATGCGggttcatgaaaaataaaaagattgaTAGTTACcgatttgataaaaatctgTAAACATACCAGTATTTCGAAATGTGACAGACGTCGGCTTTTGTAAAATACACTATAGTGCCAAATATATGTGCTCACCGATTGACTCAATATgacttttcaaaataaaatcgattgatTAATGTTTCTCTATGGTTGTCAACCTTTTTCACTCTTCTCGTGTATTTTTTGCACATCGCATTTATAAAACTTCATGAAACTGCATtccaagtgaaaaaaaacgtacacgAATAGCAGGAAAAACGAACATAAAAGCTTTACACGTTGAGCAAAAATGTCACGTGATCTTCGAACAAAATTGTTCCAAATTATCACATGTGAATTGAGGTTAGCGATTgtcgaaaactttgaaattcaatttcgcGATTTCTTTCAAACAAAAATTAGATTTcgatggaaaaatttatttctccctTAGTCGTTATTAACGTTTATTACGTGCACGATATCGAACTCTCGATATCAGAAGCGACGAACACCCGAACTGAATACGCGGTTTTTATACCGGTATACATGTCAAATTTGGTAATTCTAAATTTCACTACTGGTCATCAGGGGATAGCAAAATTGTTAACGATAATTTTGTCGGAAAAAAGCGCCTAATTTCGCGtatttttgtgttttctcGCTTTTGTCGGGCATCCTCGAAACACACGCGGCGTTGTAAGGTCGTCGCGTTTTCCGTTTATTTTTGAGCGTGCACGCGCGCGCCATCTCGCGTGAAAGCACCGAAGCTGTTAGCGCTCTGGCGCTCGGTAGGTAAAATAGAGAAAAGCGAAACACGTATAGAATCttttcgaaatataatttttttttattaaattttcgtaaaaaatgctCCTAAAATCGTAATAAATTCTACGAAGCGTAAAATATATTCGATCACGTCGTAATTCGTTTCTTAATGTTATCCTCGCGTCTCGCATTGAACGTATCGcttcgtgaatttttcgagtcgaatGAACTCGACGGTTTACGGATAGCCGAGCACAATCCTGCCACTAAATTGTCCATTCGAGTATGCTTTTGCCTTAAGTCGGACTATCGGAGTTTGTCGTGAAATCGTCCGAAGTGTAACGCGTTCtctgaaaaaacatgaaaaaagctCAAATTATTAGAAATTTTCGTGACGAAACTCGGCGGACAAAACGAGCAGGTTTTTAAGCGTACTCTGGAGGGTCGTCGCTCCCGCGGTGAAGTCGATCTCGATACAGATTTTTTGTACTGGTTTGGTCTGAAATGATAATGCAACcgatgataaaataaaaaaaaataaaaaaaaatcattgaaattgaaaaaatataaaaaaagacaaaaaaaaatgatgaaaaaacaacTCTAAGTCAATCTTATTttgaaatcgataaaaatcacTCTCCTGGCGTGATTTTCGACgctgaaaatttggaaaaatcttcTTCCAACGCCAGAAGGTCgtgataaacgaaaaaacgataaaaatgaatgaacgaAACGATTGAAAATGTTTGCCAAGCTCACCGAATGCATTTACCGCTGTTTTTCGTAGCGACTGTATCTTTGCTCGCGTAAGTCGTGGAagccaaatatttttcttcgtcttcgtaACGTTTTTTGTCCCCTCGACATCCCGATTTGCGCCAACATTCTTTGAGCTTCTCTGCGAAACCTTTTTTCGTAACTTTATAGGGACACGTTTCGTCGACGCAATAATCTTCGTTTTCGTACAAAACAGCGATTCTGGAGCAAAAGTAAACCAACAGTATATTTTCCTCGGAGGCTGTTTTACGGAGAACATTCTCAAGACTCGCGTCGAAAATTCCTTTTCTGAGACATTTGGTAAAAGCAGTTCGGCCGTTCTACGACTATAGTCAAGTTCAAAACTTTACGTTGATTAAattcaagtctaaattattcaTGAATGTTATAAAATGCTACAAAAATAcgataaaagataaaatttatacttcattgCACGAACGAAAGTTCACGTCGGTTTAATGACACCGAGAAAAAGGGATGGtcaattcgttgaaaaaagcgaagctactagacgaataaaagcacgtgagtcagtctgaaaaataaatttgatgaaatccccgcgattcccgaatttccTCGAAGTCgtttttcgtgttttctttCTCGTAAGCCCCGTAATATTGTTTTGAGTTCTTCCGTAAAGTACCGCGTTAaagactcaaaattgtaaatggagtaactgaaaattttgccctgtaagaggccccggaactgtgctcgtcgttatcaggggaccttaattattatttaccGCAAAAGAAGTAGACCTTCATTGTACTTTATCGAACGACCGAACTGCTTTAATCCACTTTTTCGTCTCGATGAAAACGACCTCAAATTTATGCCGATTAGGCTCTACGGTAactaaaaaatggtgaaacatTCAGAGCTCCAATGAACAAACTCACGGAGGATCCTTCGGCCTGCACGGAGCACACTCCTCCGAGGATCTCGTCAAAAATCTGTAGCAAACGAGACTGAGCCCAACTAGAAGCCACACTAATAGGGCACTCGCAAGCCCAATTACTACGAGCTCCGTAGTTCCTAAAGAGAGGGAACCTATTAGTGGAAACGAAACGCGCTTGATTTACATGAAGCTGAAAACACGCTCGCGAAATATTCTACTCAGGAACCGAAGCAAAGTCCCAAACAAGAATCCCTTCGCGAAATGgccgaattttatttcaaggAAAACAATTTAGGACCCAGAAAATATTGTGGGAAGCAACAGTTTCCAAAAacgtaaataattaaaaaaaaaaaaaaaactcaaaactctgctcattgaaaaataacaaatccCACTAAAATACCAAGGAACATAAATCCTAcgcggagggaaaaaaaatagtacgaATTACTACGCTGCCATTGTGTTAGGCTTCTGCACCGCCgattttggaggtttttaccaaaaacgttGTAATTTCCGTGTCCtttccaaatgaaaatttcattcgcgctGTTTAGCAATTATAGAAATTCTACTCGTAAGAattaaggtattactggatggatagcccagccgataaattgtacctgatcggaatttccgtactcaTCGTgatacaataaaaatctgaaaaaattcagcaacatttggaaatttatgaactacaattatcaataataatattgcccaaaagttattaataaattgtttaaataaataattttttaacaattttacagtaaacccttgctttttttttacgaatcgaatgtgcgcatttttctgaatgctcatgatttttttcagaattttcgtcgatttttgaaattccctcttttaaattttttaattggctCTATTTggacatttttgatccagtaaccttgagacttttcaaaactgatggtaaatatgtcttctaaaacatatccaaaattcaaaatgttttcaagaaatttcaaaaatccacgaaaattcggaaaaaattcatgagcagcattcggaaaaaaaatacacacatttgattcgtaaaaaaaacaataggtcaccgcaaaattattgaataattaattgtttaaacaatttgttattaacttttgggcaatattattattgataattgttgttcatagctttccaaatgttgttgaattttttcagatttttattgcatcacgaagtacggaaattccaatgagatataatttttggtcgagctatccatccagttataccttaataaatattacgatacAGAAGTATTCActggaattttctctccgtgatAAAAAAGGAGGTCGGAAAATGGACCGTCCATTGGTATTTTGGGGAGCGAACCGATGCTTATAAATCAGTAAACGAAAGAGAAGAATCTGACAATTAGTTAATCGCAACATCGTTGGAAATTAAGATGAGAAAATtcgcttttttcaaaatcgaatGTACAAGAATCCGGATTTTATAAAACCTCCCTCACGACACAACGAATTGAGTCGAATACCCGAACGAAAGTTAGTCCGAAGGATTTTCTATGCGAGTAAAGTACACGAACCGTAATCGAACAAGGCCGAATCGCCCGGTCTGAGCCGTTGTTTGGCATTCGTCTCGGAGACGGATTGAGGTATGACCTGATACTCGCCACCAGCCTCTTTGCCCTTGTTGTTACCGTG
Proteins encoded:
- the LOC122406533 gene encoding uncharacterized protein codes for the protein MASLKESGFGHGNNKGKEAGGEYQVIPQSVSETNAKQRLRPGDSALFDYESLFCTKTKIIASTKRVPIKLRKKVSQRSSKNVGANRDVEGTKNVTKTKKNIWLPRLTRAKIQSLRKTAVNAFDQTSTKNLYRDRLHRGSDDPPEERVTLRTISRQTPIVRLKAKAYSNGQFSGRIVLGYP